One genomic region from Flagellimonas oceani encodes:
- a CDS encoding FecR family protein: MKSAEKLIIKYLNNSISKKEWDKLNSWFEKSGDKKLFNEYIKINYVIEDIMSEFNTEKTKKTLLEIIKKDKRSLIVMKITKYLKYAAVVVILLGSGYFFQRDFFSNKTENIAFPSEDVITLELENGNLEVLSEGGATEIINAQGEVIGTQKGNRLTYNKAPIESEELVYNQLTVPFGKRFELELSDGSIVHLNAGTSLKYPISFLKEGEREVFLVGEAFLHVAKDSKRPFTVSTSDNFEIQVLGTRFNVSNYPEDITTEVVLVEGSVGLQTDKKSEGIILEPGFKGSFDRQQGNIVTKPVITDVYTSWMKGELVFRRMSLENILKKLERHYNITIVNQNLKYSKKKFNANFGDEPLEVVLNYFKNTYGINYTINADKVILK; the protein is encoded by the coding sequence ATGAAGAGCGCAGAAAAACTCATTATAAAATATCTGAATAATTCCATTTCAAAAAAAGAGTGGGATAAACTGAACTCGTGGTTTGAGAAATCTGGAGACAAAAAACTTTTTAACGAGTATATAAAGATCAATTACGTAATCGAAGATATAATGAGTGAATTCAATACAGAGAAAACCAAAAAAACTTTATTGGAAATAATAAAAAAGGATAAACGCTCCTTGATCGTCATGAAGATTACCAAATATTTAAAGTATGCAGCTGTTGTAGTGATACTTTTGGGTAGCGGATATTTTTTTCAACGAGATTTTTTTTCGAACAAAACTGAAAATATAGCTTTCCCCAGTGAAGACGTAATTACCTTAGAGCTTGAGAATGGAAATCTTGAGGTGCTTTCTGAAGGTGGGGCCACGGAGATAATAAATGCTCAAGGTGAGGTAATAGGAACACAAAAAGGTAATCGACTGACTTACAATAAAGCTCCTATTGAATCAGAAGAATTGGTTTATAATCAATTGACGGTTCCATTTGGAAAACGATTTGAACTTGAGTTGTCAGATGGATCTATTGTTCATCTCAATGCGGGAACATCTTTAAAATATCCAATCAGTTTTTTAAAAGAAGGTGAAAGAGAGGTTTTCTTGGTAGGGGAAGCTTTTTTGCATGTGGCCAAAGATTCAAAACGTCCTTTCACGGTCAGCACTTCCGATAACTTTGAGATTCAGGTTTTGGGTACCAGGTTCAATGTTTCTAATTATCCTGAAGATATAACAACAGAAGTTGTTTTGGTTGAAGGTTCGGTGGGTCTGCAAACAGACAAGAAAAGTGAAGGCATTATTCTTGAGCCGGGTTTTAAAGGAAGTTTTGATAGGCAACAAGGAAATATTGTCACAAAACCTGTAATAACCGATGTGTATACCTCATGGATGAAGGGAGAGCTGGTTTTCAGGAGAATGAGTTTAGAGAATATCTTAAAGAAATTGGAAAGGCATTACAATATTACCATTGTAAATCAAAATTTAAAATATTCCAAAAAAAAATTCAATGCCAATTTTGGTGATGAACCCTTAGAGGTGGTATTGAACTATTTTAAGAATACCTACGGTATAAACTACACCATTAATGCCGATAAAGTCATACTTAAATAA
- a CDS encoding TonB-dependent receptor encodes MKNLLKRTKGQTSLFNFDLKMKLSALLLLTGLFALHANEGYSQRTKVTLDMNNITIERFIDEIEDKTEFRFFYLLEDVDLKRTVSVKAKREKVNSVLDRVFAGTKTTYQIDDRQISLVKRIQSETKVKEQAQKAVQGKVNDENGTPLPGANILEKGTTNGTQTDFDGNFTINVADENATLVVSYLGFTTKEIALNGQTSVEVSLAEDSAKLDEVVIIGYGSVKKSDLTGAVSSIRGDKLNTDSQASVDQIIQGRIPGVQVTQSSAEPGGNFSIRIRGTNSITAGNEPLYVIDGLPGANPGNSLNPSDIQSIEVLKDASATAIYGARGSNGVILITTKKGRKDTKLEINYNTSIAFQSAAKKLDLMNAQEYMSFYNDVHVDRGNEPPFSQEDIVAIGRGTNWQDEILRSAPIYEHRLSLSGGSSDTQYYLSLNYFDQDGIVINSGFKRLSGRLNLTHSIGEKLKVGFNLNTSSEQENLIPLGLGVNAEAGTIATSLQLPPTLPVFDENGNFSISLQDLSNSVAQAKTIDELVKTTRVYGNAFVEYELIKDLKTKINVGYDQSLLRGDLFMDTQTQRGVLDEGRATRNFEESSSYLFEFTADYNLAFDDGKHKVNLLGGYSFQEFENSDFFAAAQNFPTNSFGSNNLGAGDPTKFDVGSFKSENTIVSGFGRINYNFDDRYLLSGSFRADGSSRFGENNKFAYFPSGAIAWNISNESFYPETSLISNLKLRASYGESGNQEIANGRSLTLLGSGPIAVLDGTEFQSIAPIQLANPNLKWETTQSFNAGIDFGLFDGRISGTIEYFRNNTRDLLLLLPIPTTSGFSNSLQNVGDTRNSGFEFNITSRNFQGENFSWTTDLNFATLKNEVTNLGELPRILQGEERFMTEFTLLEVGKPINSYYGYVFDGVFQNQQEVDTSPSQANAAPGSRKFRDINGDGAIDVEDRTVLGDPFPDITLGLNNSLNYKGFTFDFFLEGKFGFELANFTNLDSENPIDDLRNRQRYVLNRWTPENPTNEHPSFVNPSRTFDFNSRVVEDASFLRLRSAKLAYSFPNLNIKGVKALSIYTSGQNLFTITDYRGYNPDVNSLGSSNVRIDYSAYPLARIYSLGINVTF; translated from the coding sequence ATGAAAAATCTTCTGAAACGAACGAAGGGTCAAACTTCGTTGTTCAATTTTGATTTAAAGATGAAACTTAGTGCCCTCTTATTGTTGACAGGTCTTTTTGCATTGCATGCAAATGAAGGTTATTCTCAAAGAACCAAGGTCACTCTTGACATGAACAATATTACCATCGAGCGGTTTATTGATGAAATTGAAGATAAAACAGAATTTAGGTTTTTTTATCTTCTTGAAGATGTCGATTTAAAAAGAACTGTATCGGTAAAAGCAAAAAGGGAAAAAGTAAATTCTGTATTGGATCGGGTATTTGCGGGAACAAAGACAACATACCAAATTGACGACCGGCAAATATCGCTTGTAAAACGGATACAATCAGAAACGAAAGTCAAGGAACAGGCTCAAAAAGCTGTTCAGGGAAAAGTCAATGATGAAAATGGAACACCCCTACCCGGTGCGAATATTTTAGAGAAAGGTACGACCAATGGAACCCAAACAGATTTTGACGGAAATTTTACTATAAATGTAGCGGATGAAAACGCGACTTTGGTGGTGTCTTATCTGGGCTTTACCACGAAAGAGATTGCCCTTAATGGCCAAACCTCTGTTGAAGTTAGTTTGGCGGAGGATTCCGCCAAATTGGATGAAGTGGTAATAATAGGTTATGGGAGTGTTAAGAAAAGTGATCTGACCGGTGCGGTGAGTTCCATACGTGGAGATAAATTAAATACCGACTCACAGGCATCGGTTGATCAAATAATTCAAGGAAGAATCCCTGGTGTGCAGGTTACACAATCCAGTGCTGAACCGGGAGGGAATTTTTCCATTCGGATAAGGGGAACCAATTCCATTACCGCGGGAAATGAACCCCTGTATGTTATAGACGGACTTCCAGGTGCCAACCCGGGAAATTCTTTGAACCCCTCTGATATTCAATCAATAGAAGTATTAAAAGATGCTTCAGCAACAGCTATTTATGGGGCCAGAGGCTCAAATGGGGTTATTTTGATTACTACCAAAAAAGGCCGGAAAGATACCAAACTGGAAATTAATTACAATACTTCTATAGCCTTTCAGTCAGCTGCAAAGAAACTGGATTTAATGAATGCGCAAGAGTACATGTCTTTTTACAATGATGTACATGTAGACAGGGGCAATGAGCCTCCATTTAGTCAAGAAGATATTGTGGCAATAGGTCGGGGAACGAACTGGCAGGATGAGATATTGCGATCGGCCCCGATTTATGAGCACCGCCTTTCACTATCCGGAGGTTCCAGTGATACCCAATATTATTTATCATTGAATTATTTTGATCAAGATGGAATTGTCATCAATTCAGGGTTCAAAAGATTATCAGGAAGGCTAAACCTTACACATTCCATTGGAGAAAAATTAAAGGTAGGTTTTAACTTGAACACCAGTTCTGAGCAAGAAAATTTGATTCCATTGGGACTTGGGGTCAATGCCGAGGCAGGAACCATTGCCACTTCTTTGCAATTGCCACCGACCTTACCGGTATTCGATGAGAATGGAAATTTTTCCATCAGTTTGCAGGATTTAAGTAATTCCGTTGCCCAGGCCAAGACCATTGATGAACTTGTAAAAACTACACGCGTCTATGGAAATGCCTTTGTCGAATACGAATTGATCAAAGATTTAAAAACAAAGATCAATGTTGGATACGATCAAAGTTTATTGCGCGGTGATTTATTTATGGACACCCAAACCCAAAGAGGAGTACTCGATGAAGGTAGGGCTACCCGGAATTTTGAGGAGAGCAGTAGTTATTTGTTTGAATTTACCGCCGATTATAATTTGGCATTTGATGATGGGAAACACAAAGTGAATCTTCTTGGGGGATATTCTTTTCAAGAATTTGAAAACTCTGATTTTTTTGCCGCAGCTCAAAACTTTCCAACAAACTCATTTGGTTCAAATAATTTGGGAGCAGGGGATCCCACTAAATTTGATGTAGGCTCTTTTAAAAGTGAAAATACCATTGTTTCCGGTTTCGGAAGGATAAACTACAATTTCGACGATAGATATTTGTTGTCCGGTTCATTTAGGGCAGATGGATCATCAAGGTTTGGAGAGAACAACAAGTTTGCCTATTTCCCATCTGGGGCCATAGCGTGGAATATTTCCAATGAATCGTTCTATCCCGAAACCAGCCTTATATCCAATCTAAAGCTTAGGGCAAGTTATGGGGAAAGTGGTAACCAGGAAATTGCGAATGGAAGATCGTTGACCCTTTTGGGGTCTGGTCCAATTGCCGTATTGGATGGTACTGAATTCCAGTCCATTGCTCCAATTCAATTGGCTAACCCAAATCTTAAATGGGAAACAACACAATCATTTAATGCTGGAATCGATTTTGGGCTTTTTGATGGACGAATATCCGGTACGATAGAATATTTTCGTAATAACACCAGAGATTTATTGCTTTTGTTGCCAATTCCAACAACATCAGGTTTTTCCAATTCATTGCAGAATGTTGGAGATACAAGAAATAGTGGTTTTGAATTTAATATCACATCCCGGAACTTTCAAGGAGAAAATTTTAGCTGGACAACGGATTTGAATTTTGCGACTTTAAAGAACGAAGTCACAAACCTAGGTGAACTACCCAGAATACTTCAAGGAGAAGAAAGGTTTATGACAGAATTTACACTGTTGGAAGTGGGCAAGCCTATTAATTCATATTATGGTTATGTATTTGATGGTGTATTTCAGAACCAACAAGAAGTAGACACCTCACCAAGTCAAGCGAATGCAGCACCGGGATCCAGAAAGTTTAGGGACATTAATGGTGACGGGGCAATAGATGTTGAAGACAGAACTGTCTTGGGCGACCCATTTCCCGATATAACATTGGGATTGAACAATTCGCTCAACTATAAAGGATTTACCTTTGACTTCTTCCTGGAAGGGAAATTTGGTTTTGAATTGGCCAATTTTACCAATTTGGATTCTGAAAATCCTATTGATGACCTAAGGAACAGACAGCGTTATGTGCTAAACAGGTGGACACCTGAAAACCCCACCAATGAACACCCTTCTTTTGTAAACCCTTCACGCACCTTTGATTTTAATAGTAGGGTGGTAGAGGATGCCTCATTCTTAAGGCTGAGATCCGCAAAACTGGCTTATTCGTTCCCCAATTTGAACATTAAGGGGGTCAAGGCACTTTCAATTTATACATCTGGTCAAAATCTATTTACCATAACTGACTATAGGGGCTACAATCCAGATGTAAACTCTTTGGGTTCGTCAAATGTAAGAATTGATTATAGCGCATATCCACTTGCAAGGATTTATTCACTCGGTATTAATGTAACATTTTAA